CCAGATCTGCGCGAGGCCCGCGAGATTTCTCAGGTAGTGGTTGTCGACGATGTGCGCGTCGTCGTCCCAGATGAAGCCGCCGCCGAGCGAGGGCCAGTAGGCGGCGACGAGCGCGAGCGCGACGACAGTGATGACTGCTGCGGAAGGCTTGGAGGCGCGCTCGACCACGCGCGCACGCTAAGAGCCTATCCGAAAACCCCAGCCAGTTTCATCGTGATCCAGGCACAGGCGAGATGGAGCATTGCCTCGTAGTTCTGCTCGCGCTTCTCCCAGCGGACGAGGAGCCGGCGGAATCGGTTCATCCACG
The sequence above is a segment of the Deltaproteobacteria bacterium genome. Coding sequences within it:
- a CDS encoding IS5/IS1182 family transposase, producing WMNRFRRLLVRWEKREQNYEAMLHLACAWITMKLAGVFG